From Hippoglossus stenolepis isolate QCI-W04-F060 chromosome 4, HSTE1.2, whole genome shotgun sequence, a single genomic window includes:
- the LOC118105673 gene encoding vomeronasal type-2 receptor 1: MFPVHNRIASTDSNTSRVPISSECEGFNFRTFRWTQTMLFAINEINKRDDLLPSTDLGYVIYDSCFTISKAVEGTLTYLTGQDEAVPNYRCGNGPPLAALVGAGGSDLSIATARILGLYHFPQVSYFSSCSALESKFQFPTFLRTIPNDKHQSTAMAQLVLHFGWTWVGTIAADDDYGKYGIKDFKEQVEEAGVCISFSETLPKVSSQQDIQRIVDTVVESTAKIIVVFSSDVDLSPLILELLRHNVTNRTWIASEAWVTSALINQPGLSSVLGGTLGFGLKRADIPDLQRHLLDLDPYADKLTEEFWESLFNCTLDYGRALKQAKQTTREVNGTLSRAVRGPPVGLCSGSESVAQLNNTYSDVSQLRITYSVYKAVYAVAHALHNLEHCVDGQGPFSGNSCADITNFEPWQLMYYLKNVRFKVPNTDEEIYFEEGDVEGFYDIINWQVNGQGEISYITVGRYNGSAAPRDRMTITNDSIVWNNEVLEPPRSVCSENCQPGTRKGIRQGEPVCCFDCIPCADGEISNTTNARECILCSGDDWSNDAHDACVPKIIEFLAFGEPLGITLIAISAFGALVTISVGVVFAMHIRTPLVKANDPLLSFSLLFSLVVTFLCSIVFLGEPQHWSCMTSQVGLALGFALCLSSIMGKSVLLMLRAQALKAARTRAKAATQAAKAAAEAAANSGSPDVIVTNTQSHNDANVCANPEVDTISCAHQRAIAAVATLIQAIACTVWLIVLPPHPVKNTSAQNIKIILECDEGSVIFICCVFAYDILLALLAFIFAFIARKLEDNFSEAKCVTFGMLVFFIVWISFVPAYLSTRGKFMVAVQIFAILASSFGLLTCIFLPKSYVLLVKPEQNTEEMMRPRAKLRDGTSTGTSASLATTATEIHSTTASTAIDY, encoded by the exons ATGTTTCCTGTTCACAATCGCATCGCCTCCACCGACAGCAACACTTCCAGGGTGCCCATCTCCTCGGAGTGTGAGGG GTTTAACTTTCGCACCTTCCGCTGGACCCAGACCATGTTGTTCGCCatcaatgaaataaacaagaggGACGACCTGCTGCCCAGCACAGACTTGGGTTACGTCATCTACGACTCCTGCTTCACCATCTCCAAGGCCGTGGAGGGCACCCTCACCTACCTGACGGGCCAGGACGAGGCCGTGCCCAACTACCGCTGCGGGAACGGGCCGCCCCTGGCCGCTCTGGTGGGCGCCGGCGGCTCCGATCTGTCCATCGCCACAGCCAGGATACTGGGACTTTATCACTTCCCACAG GTCAGCTATTTTTCGTCGTGCTCTGCCCTGGAGAGCAAGTTCCAGTTCCCCACCTTCCTGAGGACCATCCCCAACGACAAGCACCAGTCCACAGCTATGGCCCAGCTGGTGCTGCACTTCGGCTGGACCTGGGTGGGCACCATCGCTGCAGATGATGACTACGGCAAGTACGGTATCAAAGACTtcaaggagcaggtggaggaagCTGGTGTCTGCATCTCCTTCTCTGAGACGCTGCCTAAG GTGAGTTCCCAGCAGGACATCCAGCGAATTGTTGACACCGTCGTTGAGTCCACGGCCAAGATCATTGTGGTCTTCTCATCAGACGTAGACCTGAGTCCTCTGATCCTTGAGCTGCTCCGCCACAATGTCACCAACCGCACCTGGATCGCCAGCGAGGCCTGGGTCACCTCCGCTCTCATCAACCAGCCTGGG TTGAGCTCAGTGCTGGGCGGCACTCTGGGCTTTGGTTTGAAGAGGGCTGACATCCCTGATCTTCAGCGCCATCTTCTGGACCTAGACCCCTACGCTGACAAACTCACTGAGGAATTCTGGGAGTCG CTGTTTAACTGCACACTGGACTATGGCAGAGCTCTGAAACAGGCTAAACAGACGACTAGAGAGGTTAACGGCACTCTGTCCAGGGCAGTGAGGGGGCCTCCTGTCGGGCTGTGCTCAGGGAGCGAGTCTGTGGCTCAGCTCAATAACACCTACTCTGATGTTTCCCAGTTAAGAATCACCTACAG TGTATACAAAGCTGTGTATGCTGTGGCACACGCTCTGCACAACCTGGAGCACTGTGTAGATGGACAGGGACCGTTCAGTGGGAACAGCTGTGCCGACATCACCAACTTTGAGCCATGGCAg CTGATGTACTACCTGAAGAACGTGCGTTTCAAGGTCCCGAACACAGACGAAGAGATCTACTTTGAGGAGGGGGATGTGGAGGGCTTCTATGACATCATCAACTGGCAGGTCAATGGTCAAGGGGAGATATCGTACATCACCGTGGGACGTTACAATGGCTCAGCAGCTCCCAGGGACAGGATGACCATAACCAATGACTCCATTGTGTGGAACAATGAAGTGCTGGAG cctCCTCGGTCAGTGTGCAGTGAGAACTGTCAGCCCGGCACCAGGAAAGGGATCCGGCAGGGAGAGCCAGTCTGCTGCTTTGACTGTATCCCCTGTGCTGACGGAGAGATCAGCAACACAACCA ATGCTCGTGAATGTATCCTGTGCAGCGGAGATGACTGGTCCAATGATGCTCATGATGCCTGCGTACCAAAGATCATCGAGTTCCTGGCCTTCGGGGAGCCGCTGGGCATCACTCTCATTGCCATCTCTGCCTTCGGGGCATTGGTTACCATCTCTGTTGGG GTAGTGTTTGCCATGCACATCAGGACACCTCTGGTGAAGGCAAACGATCCACTGTTGAGTTTCTCGCTGCTTTTCTCGCTGGTGGTGaccttcctctgctccatcgTCTTCCTCGGAGAGCCTCAGCACTGGAGTTGCATGACCAGCCAGGTGGGCCTGGCTCTGGGCTTTGCTCTCTGCCTTTCCTCCATCATGG GTAAATCAGTGCTGTTGATGCTGAGGGCCCAGgctctgaaagcagctcgtACCAGAGCCAAAGCCGCCACCCAAGCTGcaaaagcagcagctgaggcaGCGGCCAACAGCGGCAGTCCTGACGTCATCGTCACCAACACACAGAGCCACAATGATGCCAACGTCTGTGCCAACCCTGAAGTTGACACTATCAGCTGTGCCCACCAGAGGGCGATAGCAGCCGTGGCAACATTAATCCAG GCGATCGCCTGCACAGTGTGGCTCatcgtcctccctcctcaccccgTGAAAAACACCTCGGCCCAGAATATAAAGATCATCCTGGAGTGTGACGAAGGCTCAGTGATCTTCATCTGCTGCGTCTTTGCCTATGACATCCTGCTGGCTCTGCTGGCCTTCATCTTCGCCTTCATAGCCCGAAAGCTGGAGGACAACTTCAG CGAGGCGAAGTGCGTGACCTTCGGCATGCTCGTCTTCTTCATCGTGTGGATCTCCTTCGTCCCGGCCTACCTCAGCACACGTGGCAAGTTCATGGTGGCCGTCCAGATTTTTGCCATCTTGGCCTCCAGCTTCGGCCTGCTCACCTGCATCTTCCTGCCCAAGAGCTACGTGCTCTTGGTCAAACCCGAACAGAACACGGAGGAGATGATGAGGCCCCGCGCCAAACTACGCGACGGAACCTCGACCGGGACCTCGGCCTCGCTCGCCACAACCGCCACTGAGATCCACTCTACGACTGCGTCCACGGCCATTGATTATTAG